GGGTTTCCCGTTCCACCGGCGAAGATGACGATCGCCCCTTCCTCCAGTGCCGTCCGCGCTTTCCGTGGATCGACCGGGGCGGTGAACCCAGTCGCCACCGCGGACTGGACGATCGCCTCCCGGCCTGATTTCTCGAGATAATCCCGCAGGACAAGTCCGTTCAACACGGTGGCGAGCATTCCGACCTCGTCGGCGTCAATCCGGTCGAGCCAGCCGCCGCGCGCCCCGCGCAGGATGTTCCCCCCGCCGACGACGATCCCCAATTCCGCATCCACGGCGGACAAAACCCGGACGAGTCTTTCGATCTCGTCCGGGGAGAACGGGCCTTCATCCCCCATCAACGCCTCACCGCTCAGCTTGAGGAGGAGGCGTCGAGGCGACATCCTACTCCCCTTCTCCGATCTCGAATCGGGCGAACCGCTTGACCGAGATGTTCTCTCCCGTCTTCTGGCGCAGATCAGCGAGCAGGTCCTCGACGGTGCGGGATGGGTCCTTCACGAACGGCTGCTTGAGGAGGCACGCCTCAGTGTAGAACTTCTTGATTCGCCCCTCGACGATCTTCTCTACGACCTGGGCCGGCTTCCCTTCCTTCTCCGCCTGCTTGCGATAGATCTCGCGCTCGGCCTCCAGGTCCGCCTCGGGAACGTCCTCGGGGGAGACGTAGCGCGGCTTGGCGGCGGCGATGTGCATGGCGACATCGCGGACGAACTCGCGGAACTCGGCGCTGTTGGCGGTGAAGTCGGTGTTGCTCGCCACCTCGACCAGCACCCCGACCCTCCCGGAGTGGTGGACGTACGCCTCGATCCGTCCCTCGTTCGCCTCGCGCCCCTTGTGAGCGAGGAGCTCCCGCCCCTCCTCGCGCAGGATCTTCTTCGCCTTCTCCATGTCCCCGTTCGCCTTCATCAGGGCGCGCTTGCAATCCATGATCCCGACGCCGGTCTCGGCGCGGAGCTTCTTCACGTCCTCACTCTTTATCTCGGTCATCCTCGGTTCCTTCCTCGACTGTCTCTTCTTCCTGGGTTTCTTCCGCCGCAGCGGCAGGTTCTTCTGCGATTTCCTCTTCCACCGACTCCGAGACCTCCACTTGTGCAGCCGCCTCTTCCGCCGCTGCCTCGGTCGGAGCGGCGACAGCCACCGGCTCCCCTTCCTCCTCGGCCGGGGTAGCTGCAGCCGCCTCCT
This DNA window, taken from Candidatus Bipolaricaulota bacterium, encodes the following:
- the tsf gene encoding translation elongation factor Ts, with the translated sequence MTEIKSEDVKKLRAETGVGIMDCKRALMKANGDMEKAKKILREEGRELLAHKGREANEGRIEAYVHHSGRVGVLVEVASNTDFTANSAEFREFVRDVAMHIAAAKPRYVSPEDVPEADLEAEREIYRKQAEKEGKPAQVVEKIVEGRIKKFYTEACLLKQPFVKDPSRTVEDLLADLRQKTGENISVKRFARFEIGEGE
- a CDS encoding uridine monophosphate kinase, which encodes MSPRRLLLKLSGEALMGDEGPFSPDEIERLVRVLSAVDAELGIVVGGGNILRGARGGWLDRIDADEVGMLATVLNGLVLRDYLEKSGREAIVQSAVATGFTAPVDPRKARTALEEGAIVIFAGGTGNPLVTTDTAAAIRAVSIRADLLAKASNVPGVFTADPRTRADARLIPELSYDEFLENRYGVMDLAAVAICKEHRVPIAVFDFSEEDALARLCRGEQVGTLIH